In Motacilla alba alba isolate MOTALB_02 chromosome 21, Motacilla_alba_V1.0_pri, whole genome shotgun sequence, the following are encoded in one genomic region:
- the H6PD gene encoding GDH/6PGL endoplasmic bifunctional protein, whose protein sequence is MLGRVLCTVLFVGALPSPAGASQGHISVVLLGATGDLARKYLWQGLFQLYMDQVSSGHSFTFHGAALAALEPGQRLMFDVLKTLSCPPDEAPDRCAVLKDQFLKLSQYHQLKTAENYTALNREIETLLGQEGLKEAGRIFYFSVPPFAYAEIARHINGSCRPRAGAWLRVVLEKPFGHDLQSAQQLAAELAGFFREEEMYRVDHYLGKQAVAHILPFRDQNRQFLDPIWNRHHVERVEVVLKETVDAKGRTSFYEQYGVIRDVLQNHLTEALMFLIMELPANVSSAQDVVQHKLQAFQSLWGLQRSSAVLGQYQAYDSQVQEELPGARGHVSTTPTFAGVLIHSHSPRWEGVPFLLTSGKALDERVGYARVLFRNRAYCPQSGTLRDAGRSQCKPKQIIFYFGHGALNTPAVLVSRNLFQPVMPKDSWKEAGAGSDLHIFGQPLSDFYMYSPVKERDAYSVLISHIYHGRRDFFITTENLLASWAFWTPLLDSTSRQPPRLYPGGVENQQLLDFEMVAGGVAFTLAEPAELLNPGGQMPSDFRAIQSKFRQSPLVSAWAEELIAQLASDMEEAAVRSVARSGQFHLALSGGSSPVGLFQRLARHHYSFPWQQSHVWLVDERCVPLTDSQSNFLGLHRHLLQHVRVPYFNIHPMPVHLNRRLCVEEDGGARLYAKDIAALVANASFDLVLLGVGTDGHTASLFPRSESGLRGAATVVLTESPVKPHQRMSLSLPLINRARQVFVLVLGKGKHGITTLLSRVGREPSKWPISGVSPSSGQLVWYVDYEALLG, encoded by the exons ATGCTGGGAAGGGTCCTGTGCACGGTGTTGTTCGTGGGAGCCCTCCCATCCCCAGCTGGAGCGTCCCAGGGCCACATCTCCGTGGTCTTGCTGGGAGCCACGGGGGATTTGGCCAGGAAGTATTTGTGGCAGGGTCTATTCCAGCTCTACATGGACCAAGTGAGCAGTGGGCACAGCTTCACATTCCacggggctgccctggcagctctggagccGGGGCAGAGGCTGATGTTTGACGTGCTGAAGACGCTGTCCTGCCCCCCGGACGAGGCTCCCGACCGCTGCGCCGTGCTCAAGGACCAGTTCCTGAAGCTGAGCCAGTACCACCAGCTGAAGACCGCCGAGAACTACACAGCTCTGAACAGAGAGATCGAGACCCTGCTTGGCCAGGAGGGGCTGAAGGAGGCCGGCAGGATCTTCTACTTCTCCGTGCCCCCGTTCGCCTACGCGGAGATCGCGCGGCACATCAACGGCAGCTGCCGGCCGCGCGCCGGAGCCTGGCTGCGCGTGGTGCTGGAGAAGCCCTTTGGCCACGACCTGCAGTCGGcccagcagctggctgcagagctggcaggctTCTTCAGGGAGGAGGAGATGTACCGCGTGGACCATTACCTGGGcaagcag GCTGTGGCCCATATCCTGCCTTTTCGGGATCAGAACCGGCAGTTTCTGGACCCAATTTGGAACCGACACCACGTGGAACGAGTGGAGGTTGTCTTGAAGGAGACTGTGGATGCTAAAG GCCGCACCAGCTTCTACGAGCAGTACGGGGTGATCCGGGACGTGCTGCAGAACCACCTCACCGAGGCCCTCATGTTCCTCATCATGGAGCTCCCTGCCAACGTCAGCAGCGCCCAGGACGTGGTGCAGCACAAGCTGCAGGCCTTCCAGTCcctctgggggctgcagaggagcagtgctgtgctggggcagtaCCAGGCCTACGACAGCcaggtgcaggaggagctgccgGGGGCACGGGGCCACGTCAGCACCACGCCAACCTTTGCAG GAGTGTTGATCCACAGCCACAGCCCGCGCTGGGAAGGGGTCCCGTTCCTCCTCACCTCGGGGAAGGCTCTGGATGAGCGGGTGGGCTACGCCCGCGTCCTCTTCAGGAACAGGGCCTACTGCCCCCAGAGTGGCACTCTGAGGGATGCCGGGCGCAGCCAGTGTAAACCCAAGCAGATCATCTTCTACTTCGGGCACGGTGCTCTCAACACCCCTGCGGTGCTGGTGAGCAGGAACCTCTTCCAGCCCGTCATGCCCAAAGACAGCTGGAAAGAAGCAGGGGCTGGCTCAGACCTGCACATCTTCGGACAGCCGCTGTCTGATTTCTACATGTACAGCCCCGTGAAGGAGAGGGATGCCTATTCTGTCCTCATCTCCCACATCTACCACGGCAGGAGGGATTTCTTCATCACCACGGAGAACCTGCTGGCCTCCTGGGCCTTCTGGACCCCTCTGCTGGACAGCACCTCCCGCCAGCCCCCGCGCCTCTACCCCGGCGGCGTGGagaaccagcagctgctggacttTGAGATGGTGGCTGGGGGAGTGGCGTTCACCCTGGCAGAGCCGGCGGAGCTGCTGAACCCCGGCGGGCAGATGCCAAGTGACTTCAGGGCCATCCAGTCCAAATTCCGGCAGAGCCCGCTGGTGTCGGCCTGGGCCGAGGAGCTGATTGCCCAGCTGGCCTCCGACATGGAGGAGGCGGCCGTGAGGAGCGTGGCCCGCTCGGGGCAGTTCCACCTGGCCCTGTCGGGCGGCTCCAGCCCCGTGGGGCTGTTCCAGCGGCTGGCCAGGCACCACTACAGcttcccctggcagcagagccacgTGTGGCTGGTGGACGAGCGCTGCGTGCCCCTGACCGACAGCCAGTCCAACTTCCTGGGCCTGCACCGGCACCTGCTGCAGCACGTCAGGGTGCCCTACTTCAACATCCACCCCATGCCCGTGCACCTCAACCGCCGCCTCTGCGTGGAGGAGGACGGCGGCGCCCGGCTCTACGCCAAGGACATCGCGGCCCTGGTGGCCAACGCCAGCTTCgacctggtgctgctgggcgTGGGCACGGACGGGCACACGGCCTCGCTCTTCCCCCGCTCCGAGAGCGGCCTGCGAGGGGCGGCCACCGTGGTGCTGACCGAGAGCCCCGTCAAGCCGCACCAGAGGATGAGCCTCAGCCTGCCCCTCATCAACAGGGCCAGGCAGGTGTTCGTGCTGGTGCTGGGCAAGGGCAAGCACGGCATCACCACGCTGCTCAGCAGGGTGGGCCGCGAGCCCAGCAAGTGGCCGATCTCGGGCGTCAGCCCCAGCTCCGGCCAGCTGGTCTGGTACGTGGACTATGAAGCTCTGCTGGGGTGA